GTTGCGAGAATGTCCGCAAACCCAGCACCAGCCCGATCGCCCAGCCGGAAAGCAATAAGTCGTCGCGCAGAAAAATCGCCAGGAACGGCACGACGGCATAAAAGCCAATGTTAAATACCAGATTGCTGGCGAGCAGCAGCGGTGGTTTTGGCGCAGAAGCGCGGGCAATGGAACGGGTCAGCATCCGGTTATCCGTTAACGGTCAAAGGTAAATGAGGAATGGCCTGCAGCAGTTGCCGGGTATGCGTATGGTCCGGGGCGCGCAAAATATCCTGTGTGGCGCGGTCTTCCACAATTTTGCCGCCGTGCATTACCAGCAACCGGTCGCATAGCCCGGCCACCATCGAGATATCGTGCGTGACCATCAGCAGGCCCATGCCATTTTGCTGCGTCACCTGTTGCAGCAGTTGTTTGATCTGCCCGCGCAGGGGAAGATCCAGCCCGCTCACCGGCTCGTCGGCCACCAGAAATTGCGGGCGGATCGCCAGCGCACGGGCAATCGCTAGCCGCTGCGCCTGCCCGCCGGAGAGTCCGGCTGCCGTACGCCCTATCAACGTTTCGTTCAGGCAGACCTGCGCCATCACGTCAGTCACGCGCAGACGGATATTGCCGCTAAACCCGAGGCGTTTCAGCGGTTCGGCAATAATCTGATAAACGGTCTGAGCCGGTGGCAGCGAACCGGCCGGATCCTGCGGAATGTACTGCACGCGCTGCCGGTATGCGCGCAGAGACCGTGCAGAGCCGGGGCGAATTTTAACACCGGCGCAATATACTTCACCGCTGTCGGGAGATTCAAGCGCCAGCAAGATTTTCAGCAGGGAGGATTTTCCGCAGCCGGACGCGCCGACCAGCCCGAGCGTTTCGTGGGGGCCGATACGCAGCGACAGATGCTCAAAAAGCGCAGCGTGCTGCCTGCGCCAGCCGGAACGCGGCAGGGCGAAATGGCGGCTGACGTTATGCAGATGCAGAAACGGTTCGGTGGCCAGATGCAGTGAAGACTCCATCAGACGGCAACCCCGCGCAGCGACGCGGCATTCTGATGCAGCGCGGCGGCCTGTCTTGCAGCGTGAACCAGTTTTCTGGAATAAGGATGTTGCGGATGACGGAGTAACTGCGCCATACCGGCAGATTCCACCAGCACGCCGTTTTCCATCACCAGTGCGCGCTCGCATAGCTGCGCGGCGACGGCAATATCATGGGTGATAAACAGCAGCGCCCGGGGTGATTGCGGGCGGGTGCAGACGTTATGCATGACCTGTAAAACCTGTTGCTGGGTCAGCACGTCGAGCGCGGTGGTCGGTTCATCCGCCACCAGCAGCGAAGAAGAGGATTGCATCGCCAGCGCCAGGCACAAACGCTGGCGCTGACCGCCGGAAAGTTCTGCCGGATAACGGGTGGAAAATTGCGCAATATCGGCCAGCCCGACGGCATCCAGCATCGTGCAGATTTCGTCTTCGCTGGCGGCGGGCAGGGCGAGACGTAGCTGTTTTCCGAGCGTCATCAGCGGGTTCAGTGCGGTGGAAGAATCCTGAAAAACCGTGGCGACGCGGCTGGCAGCACAACGTGAAACCGGATGTATGCCGCGCACTTCGACGCTATTCACCCGAATGCTGCCGCCGTGTATCGCGCCCGCAGGCGGCGTGCCGGTGATGGCTTTGGCAGTCAGTGATTTACCGGAGCCGGAAGCACCAAGCAGACAAACCCGTTCGCCCGCACTGACGCTGAAACTCAGTCCGCTGACGCGTTCTTCACCTGCGAGCCGCACTGTCAGCCCTTCCACCGCGAGAACCGGTTCAGTATTTTGCGTCCTGTTGTATGTCATTCCCTAAACCTGTTCATCGCTGCGACTGTTTTGATATGTGATAACATAACAAAATGTGTCAATTTAATGCAAAAGGTTTTGTGATTTTCTCTGTGCTATTTGCCGGTGCAACTGTGTGCAGCACCCTTTCAGGCAGCGAAATGATGAGTTCGCCGCTGTCGTAGCCGGGACATGATGAAGCAAAGCTGGCAGGAACAATCAGATGATGCGAGATGAATTAACATCTCTCATCATCCTCATGTGACGACATTGAATATCTATTTGATCTGCGAGAAGTGCGGGGAACGCCAGTGCAATTTAGGGGTTAAAAAGCATTGTGGCTGTGCGATGGGGTGTTCATTCATCAGATCACTGATCATGCTGAAGCAGTGCATGGCCAGCTCCCCGCAGTCCTGAGCGACGGTATCAATTTTCACGGACAGCGAGTCGTAAAGATAGTGATCGTCAAAACTGCAAAGATGGATATCACTCTCAAGCAATTGATGCTGACTCATATAGCGCAGAACCCCTTCCATCAAACCGCAGGAGGCCACGAAAAGCGCTTTGGGTGGACGCCCAAGCCGGGCACACAGCTGCGCAAACATTTCGTAGCCGGAGCTCGGGTGGTAGTTGCCGTACACAATCCAGTCGGGGTCGAGACTGACACCTGCCCGCTGCAGGCCAAGCTGATAGCCTGCGAGGCGATCGCGGGTCGGAGAAATTCGCGGCTGGCCGCCGATAAAATAAAACTCGTCCCGCTGAATTTTCGCTATCCGCGAAACCAGTTCTGCTGAAGATTCGATGGCTTCACAGACAACAATAGGGAGCTGCGTGTCCTGCATATGACGGTCAAACAAAACGACGGGGACTTGCTGGCTGATTTTTACGTATTCCGCATCGCTGAGCATGCTGGACGCCACAATCAGGCCATCGACCTGACGCTGGATGAGATTATTGACCACCATGGTTTCCTGGCTGGTATTTTCATCCGTACAGGCAATCAGCAGCTGCATGCCGTTCTCACGACACAGTGTTTCAAGTTCGTTAGAACAGGCAGCAAAACCGTAGTTGGTCATTTCCGGCACCACCAGCCCCAGGGTGAAACTGCGGCTGACATTCAGCGAGCGGGCGTGAATGCTCGGCTGATAATGATGTTCAGCCGCCACGGCGAGCACCCGATCCCGGGTAGGATCGGAGATACGAAACTTCTTGCTGTGCCCGTTGAGTACCTGGCTGGCAGTCGATTTCGATACGCCAGCCAGTTCGGCTATGCCACTGATAGTGATGCGTTTGGTCTTTTTCACTGCGCCATATTCTGTTGTCCGGAAAGACATTTATTCTATCACGCATTCCGCCAACGACCAGTGGCGCAGCGTAATCTGATGAGAACCCTGCAAGTTCAATTGTGCTGGTAAAACAGGGAAATAGCGTGCGGACATCACCGCTTCTCCGTCATTAATGAAAATTTCAAGGCTTGATGCATCGCTTAACACCGTCAGCTTACGTAACTGCCCCTGCCAGACACGGTATTCAGGCACACCCGTACGCCGGTTTTTACGGCTTAAACGCAGCCATTCTCCGTCGAAGCTGAGGGTCATATCACCACCAAAATCGGCGATGAAGGGGTGCTCAGTGACAATCTCTGTCTCGGCGTGGGTGATGTCCAGAGGCAGGCAATAGTCCGCAATCCCTTGCCATGTCTGCTCGTCACGACGAAGTTGTTGCAGTTCACGGGCCGGTTTCTGGATGATTTTTCCCGCGACCAGTGTCAGTTCGCGCGGGCAGGTCAGGGTATGCAGCCAGCCGTTTTGTATCGTTGGCTGGAAAAATTCATCGCCGTCCGGGATCCCCATCCACCCAATCAGCAGGCGTCGCCCGTCATCCGTCTGTGTGGTTTGCGGTGCATAAAATTCGAACCCCAGATCCAGCTCAGCGAAATCGCCGTGCGTAAACGTGGCATTGGCGTAATCCAGTTGTCCGACAAAATAACCCGACTGGAAGGTATTCAGATAACGGTCAGATTCCGCCGCTAAACCTTGCGGGCAGCAAATCAGAATGTCGTTTTCGGCCAGCCGGAATAAGTCCGGGCACTCCCACATGTAACCGAACTCACCCAGCCCGTGTAAACCTGAACCGGCAATTTCGCCGAGCAGATCCCACGCGGATAAATCGTCAGATCGCAGCAATAACACTTTGCCCTGAAGGCTGAGATCCTGAGCGCCCAGCACCATGTACCAGTGTTTGTCATGCCACCAGACTTTCGGATCACGCACATGTCCGGTATAGCCTTGCGGCAGGTTGAATACCGGCCCGGTTTTATCAAACTCACCCTCAGCATTTTCGCGCGCCAGACACTGAAACGCCGTGCGGCTGCCATCGGGATATTTCACGTTGCCGGTGTAAATCAGCGTCAGTTGGCCGTTGTCTGTTACGGCTGAGCCGGAATAACAGCCGTGGGTTTCGTATTCTTCTGACGGCGCCAGCGCCAGTGGTTCATGCTGCCAGTGAAGTAAATCTGCTGAACTCCAGTGCCCCCAGAACTTGGCACCGTGCGCGCAGGCCAGCGGGTTCCATTGATAGAACAAATGGAATCGACCGTTATGCTGGATAAAGCCATTAGGGTCATTGAGCAGCCCGACCGGCGGCGCGAGATGCCAGCCGGGTCGATAAGGATCTGCCGCCGCTCTGACCTGACCGGCCACCACACTGCGCAGCGCTTTTTTCAGCAAACTGACTTCTGTCATTTTTCACTCTCCGTGTTGTATTTCAGCAGCAATGACAACAGGAATGCGCTGCCGAAGGCAATCACCAGACCAATCAGGTAGCTGAGAATCGAACTGGACTGCACGATGGCCAGCCCCGGAATACCGGTCAGGCCAACCGCCGTCATATTGACGTGCATCGCAACCACCCAGGCGCCGCCAAGCGCACCGCCGACCAGAGCGGCGAGAAACGGTTTCATGAAGCGCAGGTTGATACCAAAAATTGCCGCTTCCGTTATGCCCAACATCGCGGAGAATGCTGAAGGCACGGCAATGGCTTTAATTTTCGCATCACGCGTTTTGAAATAGACCGCAAGACAGGCTCCCCCCTGTGCAACATTCGCCATCGACCAGATAGGCAGCAGGAAATTCACCCCGATATTCGGGTTCCCCAGCAAACCGGCCTCAATCGCATGGAAGCTGTGGTGAATACCGGTGATCACGATAACCGAATACAATCCGCCAAACACCAGACCTGCCACCCAACCGGCATGGGTAATTAACGTGCTGAGAATAAAGGAGATACCGTCCCCGAGCGCACGACCCGCAGGGCCGATGATCAGGAAAGCGATAAAACCGGAAATGATGACCGTCAGGAAAGGCGTCAGGATCAGATCCAGTGCATCAGGGATCACTTTGCGCAGGCGTTTTTCGATGAAGCTCATAAACCAGACCGCCAGCAAAACCGGGAATACCGTGCCCTGATAACCGATCATCGCAATTTCGATACCAAAGAAATTCATGGTATGGAAACCACTGGCAACGCCCCAGGCGTTAGTCAGTGCCGGGTGAGTCAGAATGCCGCCCAGTGTTGCACCCAGGAACGGATTACCGCCAAATTCGCGCGCGGCAGTGAAACCAATCAGGATCGGCAGAATGATAAATGCCGCCGAGCTGAACATATCGAGCATGATAAAAATCGCGCTCTCAGGGTTGGCCCAGCCGTAGGTTTTCACCATGCCGAGCAGCCCCATCAGCAGGCCGGATGCGACAATCGCCGGAATAATCGGCACAAAGATATTCGACAGCACGCGCGCGAGTCGCTGGAAGGGATTGAGTTTTCGCGCCGCAATATCGGCGGCTTCGGATTTGCTCGATTCGCTGATACCGGCCACTTTAATAAACTCGGCGTACACCTTGTTCACCAGTCCCGTACCAAAAATGATCTGAATCTGTCCGGCGTTGCTGAAACAGCCTTTTACGCCTTCCACTTTTTCGATAGCACTTTTGTTGATCAGACTGTCGTCTGCCAGCACCAGGCGCAGACGTGTGGCGCAGTGTGCCGCGCTGGCAATATTGTCCTTCCCACCCAACAGCGGAAGCAGCTCAGTCGCGATTGCATTGATGTTCATAGAATCCCTTAATTTGTCATTACCGTTAACACCCGGTCAGACCGGGTGCTTTTTTTTTTAAATCAAACCCTGCCGTTTAGAACCAGGTTTCCATCTGGATGCCGAAATTCCACTGTCCGCCCGCTGTAAAGCCATCAGTACCAAATGAATCACTGGAGGAATAACTGTCGAGTTCTTTGCTCCAGTCCATGTAGGTGGCAAAGAAGCGGATTTCAGGGCGGCTCAGCATGTTGCTGATATCGCCCACTTTGAAGGTTGGTGCGAAGGTCAGTTTGTAGAAACCGCCTTTCACTTTGTTGTAATCGCTGTAACCCTGCGGATTGAGATCCATATACTGATAGCTGCCTTCATACGCCAGCTCGAAGTTCTCGGTAATTTGCTGAATCAGCCGGGTGTTGAAGGTCAGCCATTTATAGTCATCGCCGGAGACATAACGGTCTTTGCTCTGCTGAGCCAGAACAGCCGGAGCAATACTCCAGTTTTTGCTGATCGGTGTGATGCCGTAGGTTGCCAGACGTAGTGTACTGGCATCGTCAGTCAGATGTCCGTCAGAGCCCAGTGCTTTCACCTCCGCCCCCAGTCCGTGACCGTAAAGCAGCGCGGTTTTGGATGACCCTTCACGCAGACCATAGAAACTGTCGCCGTGGTACGCCAGCATGGTATGGAAGCCGGTATCCGCCGCATTAGTGATCCCATTTGTGCCGCTATTTTCGCGATCCTGATTGTTTTTGGCACGCAACCCGCTCAGCATCCACTGGAAAGGCCCGGCATAGTTGTTGGCTGTGACAATGTAATTTTCGATGCGGGTATCATCGTTGTTATCGTCTTCAAGATCGTCAAAGTTTCTTCCGTAAAGCGAGAAGTTACTTTTCAGGTTATCTCCCCATTTGACGTCATAGATCCCGCCGCCGGTCCCCGCCAGGAAGATGATGTCGGAATCGAGCCAGTGAATGTCGAAATTATCGCGGTCAAAGCGTTTACCCGCCCACAGCGTGGAATCTTTCCACGGACCGGTGAACGTCGGCAGCGAGCCGAGTTCAACAAAGGCCTGACGGATATTTAAATCGCTGGTCGCGCCGGTCCAGTCGTTGTAGCTGCGCTGACCGTCAGCCAGCATGACTTTGTAGCGGGAAGTCGCGCCGCTGGCCATTGTCTGGTTATGCTCCAGATTCAGCTCAACGTAGGTGTTGTTTTCATTGCCAAGACGCCCGACTGCACCGCCGGTTTGTCCGGCAGGCGTCACGTACGGGCCGCTTTCCGTGGAGGTCGCCGAGTCATTCATGATCACGCCGGAACGGGCATATCCCGTGAATTTAAACCCGCTGTTATCACTGCTGTTTTTATTGTTATCAGCGGCTAACGTTTCAGTGCGTTTAGCCACATCGGCAGTTTGCTGCTGGGTGATTTCAGCCGTCTTCGCCACCTGACGGGTTTGCTGTTCGTTGCTGGCGGTGCGAGTTTCGAGTTGCTTAACCTGCTGTTCTGCCTGCGTAGCACGGGCTTCGGCCTTAGCGGCGCGGCTTTCGGCGAGTTGTAGTCGTTTTTCCATCGCCGCAAAGCGCGCTTCAATCGCACTGGCGGAGATATCGGCACCCTGGGCCGCAGAAGAAAGAATAAGTCCAATAGCAACAGCAAGATAGCGAGGTTTCATCATCATTTTTATCCCTTCAGAGGAAGTTTAATTATTATGGGAAAACCATTTTGCTAAATTGCTAAACTGGTTTTCCTGAGCACAATAAACACCCGTTATGTATTTACGCAACGAAGTTCGGCAGCCTTGTGCTGGATTTGTGATCTTGCTGGCAATTCCATCTCTCGTCCTGAAAATTCATTTGCTCTTGATTAGCTAAACCGGTTCTTCTATTTTATCGACAGACGATTTATCAGGATTTAAAAAAGGAATGAAGATGAATAACCGGATTTGGGTTTTGGGTGACGCCGTGGTGGATCTGATCGCTGAAGAGGATGACCGCTTATTAAAATGCCCGGGCGGGGCACCGGCGAATGTTGCCGTCGGGATCCGCCGCCTCGGGGGAGACAGCGCATTTATCGGACGCGTGGGCGATGACCCTTTCGGGAAGTTCCTGATGAAAACCCTCGCGGATGAGGGGGTGAATATTGACTGTATGTACCTTGACCCTCATCACCGTACCTCCACCGTGGTGGTGGAAAACGATGCTGACGGCGAACGCTCTTTCACGTTTATGGTGCGTCCGGGCGCGGATTTATTCCTCCAGGCCACCGACATTCCGGCTTTCCATCCCGGGGATTTTTTACATTTATGCTCAATCGCGTTATCTGCGGAACCTTCACGTTCCTCCGCCTTTCTGGCAATGGCGAAGATGAAAGCGGCAGGCGGTTATGTCTGTTTTGATCCCAATATCAGGCATGACTTGTGGTCTGATGAGGGACAACTGCGTGAAAATCTTGCCCGCGCCTTGTCGCTGGCTGATGTGATTAAAGTCTCAGAGGATGAGCTGGAATTTCTGACGGGCGAAGCGTTGCTGTCGGAGGGGATGCTGCGTCTGTGTGACCGCTATAATCCCGAACTGCTGCTGGTCACGCAGGGAAAACTGGGGGTTTCGGTTTACCGGAAAAATAATGCCAGTCTGAAGCACTATCCGGCCCCCGAAGTGAAAGCGGTGGATACCACCGGCGCCGGAGATGCTTTTGTCGCCGGATTACTGGCCGGGCTGGCGCAACACTGGCCGCTGACCTCGGAGAGTGTCTGGCAACAGATCATTCATCAGGCACTGGCATGCGGTGCTCTTGCCACCACCGCCAGAGGCGCAATGACCGCATTACCCGACAGCGTTACCTTAAAAGCGTTCTCCTCTCAGGGGTAACCGCGCCCGACGATGTTGCCCGGACCGCAACTGTTCACCCGACGAAAATAATGTAAGTAATCTGTAATCCAACGTCATGTTTTACGAAAATCAAATGTTTGCCGCTGAACCTCCTATATATCCCACAGTCTGTTAGCGAGGTTATTTCTTCTGATAGCAAAATATTTTGTTAACAGGAATTTTTGTTAGTTGAAAAACGGCGAGCACGGATCACATGACAATGAAAAAATTACTCTTAGCGTCGCTGCTGTTCAGCAGTGCCCCGGTTTTTGCTGCCGGCGGGTTTGTCGTAAAAGACATTCACGTCGAAGGATTGCAGCGGGTCACCGTCGGCGCAGCCTTGCTGAGCATCCCCGTGCGCGTGGGCGATACGGTATCCGATGACGATATCAGCCAGACGATCCGTGCCTTGTTTGCGACCGGCAATTTTGACGATGTGAAGGTGCTTGAAGATGGCAACACGCTGATTGTTCAGGTGAAAGAGCGGCCAACGATTGCCAGCATTACGTTCTCGGGCAACAAAGCCATAAAGGACGAGATGTTGCAGCAGAACCTGGAAGCCTCAGGGATCCGCGTCGGGGACGCGCTGGATCGCACCACCATTTCGTCGATTGAAAAGGGACTGGAAGATTTTTATTACAGCGTCGGCAAATACAGCGCGAGTGTAAAAGCGGTGGTGACGCCGTTGCCGCGTAACCGCGTGGACGTGAAACTGGTCTTTACCGAAGGTGTGTCGGCAAAAATTCAACAAATCAATATTGTGGGCAATAAAGCTTTTACCAGTGACGATTTAATCGCCCATTTCCAGCTACGCGATGAGGTGCCGTGGTGGAATGTGATTGGCGATAAAAAATATGAAAAACAAAAACTGTCAGGTGATTTAGAAACACTTCGCAGTTTTTATCTCGACCGCGGTTATGCCCGTTTTAATATTGATTCCACCCAGGTCAGTTTAACGCCGGATAAGAAAGGGATTTATATTACCGTCAATATTGCTGAGGGTGCGCAATATACCGTGTCCGGCGTGGTAGTGACCGGCGACATGGCCGGACATTCTTCCGAAATTGAATCGCTCGCCACCATTCCTGCCGGTGAATTGTATAACGGCGCGAAAGTCACCAAAGTGGAAGGTGACATCAAAAATCTGCTGGGCCGCTACGGCTATGCCTATCCGCATGTCACGACGCAAAGCGACATTAATGAAACGGATAAAACCGTGAAACTGCATATCAGCGTGGATACCGGCAACCGTTATTCGGTGCGCCGCATTCGTTTTGAAGGCAATGACACCTCGAAAGATGAAGTGCTGCGGCGCGAAATGCGCCAGATGGAGGGCGCGTGGCTGGGCAATGATCTGGTGCAGAAGGGCAAAGATCGCCTCAACCGTACCGGCTATTTCGAGTCGGTTGATGTGGATACCCAGCCGGTGCCCGGTTCAGCGGATCAGGTTGATGTGGTGTATAAAGTTAAAGAGCGTAACACCGGCACATTCAACGTGGGCCTGGGTTATGGCACCGACAGCGGCATCAGTTATCAGTTGGGCGTAACGCAGGACAACTGGCTGGGCAGCGGTAATACGGTCAGTTTCAGCGGCACGCGCAACTCCTATCAGACCTATGTCGAAGTCTCGGCCACTAACCCGTATTACACCGTTGATGGCATCAGCCTTGGCGGCAAAGTGTTCTACAACCATTACGACGCGGAAGATAACGATCTGGCGGCGTATAATCTGCAAAGTTACGGCACAGGCGTGAATCTTGGCCTGCCGGTCAGCGAAAACAATACGCTGAATCTGGGGCTGGATTATGTTCACAGTACGCTGAGTGATATGGAACCGCAGGTCGCGGTCTGGCGCTATCTCAATGCCAGCGGCGTACATCCGGGGCTGGTAACGACGTCCACCAACAGCGATGCACAACTGAGCACCAATGACTTCTTCGCCAGTGTCGGCTGGGCGTATAACGATCTTAACCGTGGCTTCTTCCCGTCATCCGGCACGCGCGCCAGCCTGGCGGCAAAAGTGACCACGCCTGGCTCGGACGACAGTTATTACAAAATCACCTTTGATGCCAACCATTACATTCCGCTGAGCGACAAATCGGACTGGGTATTAATGGGCCGCGCCAAAGCCGGTTACGCGGCAGGCATTGGCAGCAACGAAGTCCCGTTCTACGACAACTTCTACGCAGGTGGCTCCAGCTCGGTTCGCGGTTTCTCCTCCAACACCATCGGGCCGAAAGCGGCGTATTACAAATGCAGCAGCGCGGACAGCTCGTATTCCACCTGTCCGGTGACCAAATCGACTGATGCGGTGGGCGGTAATGCGATGGCGATTGCCAGCGCGGAACTGTATGTGCCGACGCCGTTCATCAGCGAGAAATACGCCAGTTCAGTGCGTACCTCATTATTTGTCGACTCCGGTACGGTGTGGGATACGAGATGGAAAAATACCTCAGCGACCGAAGCCGCGGGTATTCCGGATTACAGTGACCCGACACATATTCGTGTTTCCAGTGGTATTGCGTTGCAATGGCAATCCCCGCTCGGCCCGCTAGTGTTCTCTTATGCGCAGCCGCTGGTGAAATATGAAGGGGACAGTGCGGAGCAATTCCAGTTTAATATCGGTAAGACGTGGTAATAATAACGCTGTCTTACAAAGTTATTACTTTTTACAGACGCAATGAGAATAGAAAATAAATCTGATTCAATTATAATGCCGGCATGATGTTTATTGAGCAACCCTTAGGGTAAAACATCATGCCATTATAATATTGTTGGAGTTCTTCCTTTTAAGGGCTGCCCCTGTGCGGCCCTTCTTTTTATTCGTTTATCACAGCAGAAATAAGCGATTATTCTGCTTTGTGGTAATTCCCTTGCGCATCGGCACTTTCAAAAATCATTGAAACGGAATTGACACAATGGCGCAGATTCTTCTCGGTTAAATATTCCCCCTCAAAGACATGCCCCAGATGTGCCTTGCAGTTGGCACACACAATTTCTGTTCTGCGGCCATCGGCATCCGGCACACGTTCTACCGCACCCGGAATTTCATCGTCGAAAGCGGGCCAGCCGCAATGGGATTCGAATTTGTGTTCTGAGGAATACAGCGGCGCAGAACATCTTTTACAGACGTAACGGCCCGGTGAAAAGTGGTCGTTATACTCACCGGTATTCGGGCGCTCTGTCCCTTTGTTTTCGATGACAAAACGTTCAAAATCATTCAGTTCTCTGTTCATTATCATTGCTCCTGGCAGGTGACATTGCAGCCTTATAGTGTAGCGCTATATTGGGGCGACATATCAAGCTGCAAGTGCCCTCCTGCCATAGTGTGCTATTTCACGCCGCCGCCCAGCGTCTGCCACAGGGTGATACGGTTTTCAAAATCAGTCTGTTGCAGGGCAATCAGGTCGGTCTGCGCCGACCACAGTGAACGCTGATCGGTAAGCACCGTCAGATAATCGCCCGCACCGGTTTCATAACTGCGGCGCGCCAAATCGTAACTGCGCTGTGCGGCCGCAACATATTGCTGCTGGGCATCCATCTGTTCACTGAGCGTGGCACGGCGGGCGAGGGCGTCCGCCACATCTTTAAAGGCGCTCTGGATGGCT
This is a stretch of genomic DNA from Rahnella aceris. It encodes these proteins:
- a CDS encoding ABC transporter ATP-binding protein yields the protein MESSLHLATEPFLHLHNVSRHFALPRSGWRRQHAALFEHLSLRIGPHETLGLVGASGCGKSSLLKILLALESPDSGEVYCAGVKIRPGSARSLRAYRQRVQYIPQDPAGSLPPAQTVYQIIAEPLKRLGFSGNIRLRVTDVMAQVCLNETLIGRTAAGLSGGQAQRLAIARALAIRPQFLVADEPVSGLDLPLRGQIKQLLQQVTQQNGMGLLMVTHDISMVAGLCDRLLVMHGGKIVEDRATQDILRAPDHTHTRQLLQAIPHLPLTVNG
- a CDS encoding ATP-binding cassette domain-containing protein — translated: MTYNRTQNTEPVLAVEGLTVRLAGEERVSGLSFSVSAGERVCLLGASGSGKSLTAKAITGTPPAGAIHGGSIRVNSVEVRGIHPVSRCAASRVATVFQDSSTALNPLMTLGKQLRLALPAASEDEICTMLDAVGLADIAQFSTRYPAELSGGQRQRLCLALAMQSSSSLLVADEPTTALDVLTQQQVLQVMHNVCTRPQSPRALLFITHDIAVAAQLCERALVMENGVLVESAGMAQLLRHPQHPYSRKLVHAARQAAALHQNAASLRGVAV
- a CDS encoding LacI family DNA-binding transcriptional regulator yields the protein MSFRTTEYGAVKKTKRITISGIAELAGVSKSTASQVLNGHSKKFRISDPTRDRVLAVAAEHHYQPSIHARSLNVSRSFTLGLVVPEMTNYGFAACSNELETLCRENGMQLLIACTDENTSQETMVVNNLIQRQVDGLIVASSMLSDAEYVKISQQVPVVLFDRHMQDTQLPIVVCEAIESSAELVSRIAKIQRDEFYFIGGQPRISPTRDRLAGYQLGLQRAGVSLDPDWIVYGNYHPSSGYEMFAQLCARLGRPPKALFVASCGLMEGVLRYMSQHQLLESDIHLCSFDDHYLYDSLSVKIDTVAQDCGELAMHCFSMISDLMNEHPIAQPQCFLTPKLHWRSPHFSQIK
- a CDS encoding sucrose-6-phosphate hydrolase, which codes for MTEVSLLKKALRSVVAGQVRAAADPYRPGWHLAPPVGLLNDPNGFIQHNGRFHLFYQWNPLACAHGAKFWGHWSSADLLHWQHEPLALAPSEEYETHGCYSGSAVTDNGQLTLIYTGNVKYPDGSRTAFQCLARENAEGEFDKTGPVFNLPQGYTGHVRDPKVWWHDKHWYMVLGAQDLSLQGKVLLLRSDDLSAWDLLGEIAGSGLHGLGEFGYMWECPDLFRLAENDILICCPQGLAAESDRYLNTFQSGYFVGQLDYANATFTHGDFAELDLGFEFYAPQTTQTDDGRRLLIGWMGIPDGDEFFQPTIQNGWLHTLTCPRELTLVAGKIIQKPARELQQLRRDEQTWQGIADYCLPLDITHAETEIVTEHPFIADFGGDMTLSFDGEWLRLSRKNRRTGVPEYRVWQGQLRKLTVLSDASSLEIFINDGEAVMSARYFPVLPAQLNLQGSHQITLRHWSLAECVIE
- a CDS encoding sucrose-specific PTS transporter subunit IIBC; the protein is MNINAIATELLPLLGGKDNIASAAHCATRLRLVLADDSLINKSAIEKVEGVKGCFSNAGQIQIIFGTGLVNKVYAEFIKVAGISESSKSEAADIAARKLNPFQRLARVLSNIFVPIIPAIVASGLLMGLLGMVKTYGWANPESAIFIMLDMFSSAAFIILPILIGFTAAREFGGNPFLGATLGGILTHPALTNAWGVASGFHTMNFFGIEIAMIGYQGTVFPVLLAVWFMSFIEKRLRKVIPDALDLILTPFLTVIISGFIAFLIIGPAGRALGDGISFILSTLITHAGWVAGLVFGGLYSVIVITGIHHSFHAIEAGLLGNPNIGVNFLLPIWSMANVAQGGACLAVYFKTRDAKIKAIAVPSAFSAMLGITEAAIFGINLRFMKPFLAALVGGALGGAWVVAMHVNMTAVGLTGIPGLAIVQSSSILSYLIGLVIAFGSAFLLSLLLKYNTESEK
- a CDS encoding carbohydrate porin, which codes for MMMKPRYLAVAIGLILSSAAQGADISASAIEARFAAMEKRLQLAESRAAKAEARATQAEQQVKQLETRTASNEQQTRQVAKTAEITQQQTADVAKRTETLAADNNKNSSDNSGFKFTGYARSGVIMNDSATSTESGPYVTPAGQTGGAVGRLGNENNTYVELNLEHNQTMASGATSRYKVMLADGQRSYNDWTGATSDLNIRQAFVELGSLPTFTGPWKDSTLWAGKRFDRDNFDIHWLDSDIIFLAGTGGGIYDVKWGDNLKSNFSLYGRNFDDLEDDNNDDTRIENYIVTANNYAGPFQWMLSGLRAKNNQDRENSGTNGITNAADTGFHTMLAYHGDSFYGLREGSSKTALLYGHGLGAEVKALGSDGHLTDDASTLRLATYGITPISKNWSIAPAVLAQQSKDRYVSGDDYKWLTFNTRLIQQITENFELAYEGSYQYMDLNPQGYSDYNKVKGGFYKLTFAPTFKVGDISNMLSRPEIRFFATYMDWSKELDSYSSSDSFGTDGFTAGGQWNFGIQMETWF
- a CDS encoding aminoimidazole riboside kinase, which translates into the protein MNNRIWVLGDAVVDLIAEEDDRLLKCPGGAPANVAVGIRRLGGDSAFIGRVGDDPFGKFLMKTLADEGVNIDCMYLDPHHRTSTVVVENDADGERSFTFMVRPGADLFLQATDIPAFHPGDFLHLCSIALSAEPSRSSAFLAMAKMKAAGGYVCFDPNIRHDLWSDEGQLRENLARALSLADVIKVSEDELEFLTGEALLSEGMLRLCDRYNPELLLVTQGKLGVSVYRKNNASLKHYPAPEVKAVDTTGAGDAFVAGLLAGLAQHWPLTSESVWQQIIHQALACGALATTARGAMTALPDSVTLKAFSSQG